A segment of the Cydia splendana chromosome 16, ilCydSple1.2, whole genome shotgun sequence genome:
GCAGGATCTTGAAGTAGCCCTTGTCTCCCCAGTCGTTGTTCCAGGAGTTTGCACACAGCCAGTACTTCTTACCGTTCTCCACGCCCCATCCCAGGATTTTAATGGCGTGACCACCTCGCTTTATTCCAGATGTGTGCGAATATACGCCGCTCTTATAATGAATGAAATCATCGTATACTATAAAACTAGCTTCAACAGGGCCGTTTTTATATAATTCCGCTTTAATGTCATCTTCTCCGTTAAGCGTGTGAACTTGCTTGGCACGGTGCTTGTCCTTGTTATACTCTATGTTGTAACCAGCTTCACATTTCTTCACGCAGGCCGGAGTAGGTTCTTCTTCATGACACTTCGGCCTGGGGCCGTCTACGGCGTGCTCGCAGGGGGCGATCTCGTAAGGCCTGCAGCCCTGACTTGATTGATATGGCCCCCCGGATACAATGCCTACTTCTTGCCAGTATTGCCACGCTACATCTGAATACCCACCATGACATCCATCTCCACAATCCGTGCAGCAACTGACCAGGTCCTGAGCTGAGAAGTGGAACTGTTTAGCGCCGTTCGAGTAAGTGCAGACTCTGTCGGTCATGGCTTCAACGGCGCCGAATGCCCAGCAGCTTCCACACGAGCCTTGGTCTCTGATATCGTTCAAACTCGGGCAATTCGGCCATTTTTGTCTAGCATCGAAGTTTTCCGGTAGACTGGCTATTAAATCAGCGTCGTGGCTTATAATTGGGAGCGTGGGCGATGGATTCTCGAGTGCTCCCAGTAATCCCTTGATGTAAGCAAGAGGAGTGTCCGATGGGAAGTTCCGGCCAGCTTTCCAGGAATTTTGGTTCGAGTTGATGTGAGATATGAATTCGTCGGAGAGCGGGTGAATCGAACTCTTTGCTGCTACAAAAGCAAAGAATAATGTTCCGACTGCGATCGACAGTGACATGTTTCGACTTTTTCTGTCCAAGTTGATATCATGTGAACTGTGAGTACCTAATGGTGGATAGGTACCGCAAGGTGTTTAAATACTTAGTTATGTTACATACCATATTTAATTGTCATGCGTAAACTGGCCCCGGAATGCTCGTCCTATCAGCCATACCTAGGGCTTACAC
Coding sequences within it:
- the LOC134797845 gene encoding cathepsin B-like, translating into MSLSIAVGTLFFAFVAAKSSIHPLSDEFISHINSNQNSWKAGRNFPSDTPLAYIKGLLGALENPSPTLPIISHDADLIASLPENFDARQKWPNCPSLNDIRDQGSCGSCWAFGAVEAMTDRVCTYSNGAKQFHFSAQDLVSCCTDCGDGCHGGYSDVAWQYWQEVGIVSGGPYQSSQGCRPYEIAPCEHAVDGPRPKCHEEEPTPACVKKCEAGYNIEYNKDKHRAKQVHTLNGEDDIKAELYKNGPVEASFIVYDDFIHYKSGVYSHTSGIKRGGHAIKILGWGVENGKKYWLCANSWNNDWGDKGYFKILRGENHCNIENGVVAGEPDLDGF